A genomic region of Jeotgalibaca ciconiae contains the following coding sequences:
- a CDS encoding TrkH family potassium uptake protein, whose product MNIAIVRYLIARLMQIEGLLMVVPLVVSFIYGESWQYIFSFLSVLLFLLIVGQIMSWKMPKNRRVTAKEGFVIVSLSWILFSFFGALPFVINGDIPSMIDAFFETSSGFTTTGSSILVDVEALAHSSLFWRSFTHLVGGMGILVFALAILPQLDSQSVNIMKAEVPGPTFGKLVSKLSSTARILYIIYLVMTAIVVILLWMSGMDLFDSFLHAFGVAGTGGFGVKNGSVAPYQNPTAEWIISIGMLLFGVNFNLYYMILIKQVRQVFKSEELRWYLIIVASAVGLICLNLFQSYDSMSTMIRDVFFSVSSIITTSGFSTADFGAWPLFSQSILLLLMFFGACAGSTAGGLKISRVVLYGKIILSELKKVAQPNRIVSVHYDGKALNKNIKHSVANYFVVYIAIFTLLVLLINLDAPDFLSGFSAVTATFNNIGPGLGAVGPTYSFAELSDFSKVLLSFVMLAGRLEIFPMIILFTPRTWRK is encoded by the coding sequence ATGAATATCGCGATTGTTCGTTATCTCATTGCCCGACTCATGCAAATTGAAGGATTATTGATGGTGGTTCCTTTAGTAGTCAGCTTCATTTATGGAGAATCGTGGCAATACATCTTTAGTTTTTTAAGTGTTCTTTTATTTCTTCTCATCGTAGGTCAGATAATGAGTTGGAAAATGCCAAAAAATAGACGAGTCACTGCGAAAGAAGGTTTTGTGATTGTATCTCTTTCCTGGATTCTCTTTTCTTTTTTTGGCGCACTTCCATTTGTCATTAATGGTGATATTCCATCGATGATTGATGCATTTTTTGAGACTTCAAGTGGTTTTACAACAACGGGTTCCAGTATTCTAGTGGATGTAGAAGCCCTCGCTCATTCCAGTTTATTTTGGCGAAGTTTCACTCATTTGGTGGGTGGAATGGGAATTCTGGTTTTTGCTTTAGCCATTTTACCACAACTCGATTCTCAATCGGTTAACATCATGAAGGCAGAAGTACCAGGGCCAACCTTTGGAAAATTAGTTTCGAAATTGTCTTCTACTGCTCGTATCCTTTACATTATTTATTTAGTAATGACCGCAATTGTTGTAATTTTGCTTTGGATGAGTGGTATGGATTTGTTTGATTCTTTTCTGCATGCATTCGGTGTTGCAGGAACGGGTGGTTTTGGAGTAAAAAATGGTAGTGTTGCTCCTTATCAAAATCCAACAGCAGAGTGGATTATCTCCATTGGTATGTTGCTTTTTGGAGTAAACTTTAATTTGTATTATATGATTCTAATTAAACAAGTGAGACAAGTTTTCAAGAGTGAAGAGTTAAGATGGTATTTAATCATTGTTGCAAGTGCAGTGGGTTTGATCTGCTTGAACTTGTTCCAATCGTATGATTCCATGTCAACGATGATTCGTGACGTATTTTTCTCAGTATCTTCTATTATTACGACAAGTGGTTTTTCCACAGCGGATTTTGGGGCTTGGCCGTTATTTTCGCAATCAATTCTATTGTTACTGATGTTTTTCGGGGCTTGTGCGGGATCGACTGCCGGAGGATTAAAAATTTCAAGGGTTGTTCTCTATGGAAAAATCATCTTGTCAGAGCTCAAAAAAGTTGCTCAACCAAACCGTATCGTATCAGTGCACTATGACGGTAAAGCATTAAACAAAAATATAAAACATAGTGTCGCTAATTACTTTGTTGTTTACATAGCAATCTTTACTTTATTGGTACTGTTAATTAACTTGGATGCACCAGACTTTTTATCTGGATTTAGTGCTGTAACTGCAACCTTCAATAATATTGGACCGGGATTAGGAGCGGTGGGCCCAACCTATAGCTTTGCGGAATTAAGCGACTTCTCAAAGGTATTGTTATCATTTGTCATGTTGGCTGGAAGATTAGAAATTTTCCCTATGATTATCTTATTCACACCTCGTACTTGGAGAAAATAA
- the trkA gene encoding Trk system potassium transporter TrkA — protein sequence MKIVIAGGGKVGSVLCTELSTEEHDIILIEKNETILDSLINKNDISGIVGNGASYDIQQEAGVDTCDLFIAVTPQDELNMIACILAKKLGARYTIARVRNPEYSSHFEYVRERLGVNMMINPEFESARSISRIIKFPTVLSVQSFANNQVELIEVEVHESSVLANLSLNDFRRQYGNVLVCAIQRGEELIIPSGSDELRDGDNVYVMGDKQVIRKFYKTVRPHKNNINSVLIIGGGRITYYLIGLLKEYRMDIKVIEQNQEIAEQLSAAYPEIEVILGDGTDQEILQQEGIDNYHAFVSLTGVDEENIIASLYAAQQDVNKVITKVNRELLLRIFDTLGMESIITPKRVIANSILRFVRSLGNPYVSDVEALYRIADNAAEAIQFKVKATSKVKNIPLEKLRTKSGILIAYIIRDHQLLIPSGQDEIKENDHVIVITKEKKFDDIDDILK from the coding sequence ATGAAAATTGTAATTGCGGGTGGCGGAAAAGTTGGTTCTGTTCTTTGTACAGAGTTATCTACGGAAGAACACGATATTATTTTAATTGAAAAAAATGAGACGATTCTTGATTCGCTCATCAATAAAAATGATATTTCCGGCATTGTTGGAAATGGAGCAAGTTATGACATTCAACAAGAAGCGGGAGTAGACACATGTGATTTGTTTATTGCGGTGACTCCTCAAGACGAATTGAACATGATTGCTTGTATTTTGGCAAAAAAACTAGGGGCACGGTACACAATTGCTCGTGTACGAAATCCGGAATATTCAAGCCATTTTGAATATGTTCGTGAGCGCCTAGGGGTTAACATGATGATTAATCCAGAGTTCGAATCTGCTCGCAGTATTTCTCGTATTATCAAGTTCCCAACGGTGTTAAGCGTTCAGTCGTTTGCAAATAATCAAGTAGAATTAATTGAGGTGGAAGTGCATGAGTCAAGTGTATTGGCCAATCTTTCACTGAATGATTTCCGTAGACAATACGGTAATGTGCTCGTTTGTGCGATCCAAAGAGGGGAGGAATTAATTATTCCTTCAGGGAGCGATGAGCTGCGGGACGGGGACAATGTTTACGTAATGGGAGATAAACAAGTTATTCGTAAATTTTATAAAACGGTTCGTCCGCATAAAAATAATATTAATTCTGTCCTGATTATCGGTGGTGGACGGATTACGTATTACTTAATTGGTTTATTAAAAGAATATCGTATGGATATTAAAGTTATTGAACAAAATCAAGAGATTGCAGAACAATTGAGTGCTGCTTATCCAGAAATTGAAGTGATTTTAGGAGATGGAACAGATCAAGAAATACTGCAACAGGAAGGTATCGATAATTACCATGCCTTTGTTTCTTTAACGGGAGTTGATGAAGAAAATATTATCGCTTCTTTATATGCTGCACAGCAAGATGTTAATAAAGTGATTACCAAAGTAAATCGTGAGTTGTTGCTTAGAATTTTCGATACACTGGGCATGGAGTCCATCATTACACCAAAACGTGTAATCGCAAATTCCATCCTCCGCTTTGTTCGCAGCTTGGGAAATCCTTACGTATCAGATGTAGAAGCATTGTACCGCATCGCAGATAATGCGGCAGAAGCGATCCAATTTAAAGTAAAAGCAACGAGTAAAGTAAAAAATATACCATTAGAAAAATTGCGCACAAAATCAGGTATTTTGATTGCTTATATTATTCGTGATCACCAGTTGCTCATTCCAAGTGGGCAAGATGAAATAAAAGAAAATGATCATGTCATCGTAATAACAAAAGAGAAGAAATTCGATGATATTGATGATATTTTAAAATAA
- a CDS encoding ABC transporter ATP-binding protein has protein sequence MNNVLSLNKKGFALMYTIEPTLVWVSVIQGSLEALYPFIPFYFTSRILDLLLKGAINNQLIWYIVSALLSSFFVTTVASGLAHTRESLIYRAMDKKEMLLNKKIIHMDYQFVEDTKVQEKLSNIRMNEMTGGIGMFRLFNTTKNFVKNLMTVIIALLLIIPLLRSQSSSQITAINMDSSWIVALFFLSLLVYITLVLFLNKKAFKKYDEYIQGGVYLNNLVGAIFPILRNYNSGKEIRIYNQQSIYSKLFDESLNHSKKTLFGINYVSNQVAIVSTILSYLILSLSYVWVIVKALNGAISPGTVIQYTGALSLLIRELPSFLEELSSLINNSIGLQNLFDFLEMKGNRHEGTLPVEKRLDNEYTLEARNVSFKYPGTDEYVLKDVNITLTVGEKLAIVGMNGSGKTTFIKLLCRLYDPTEGEILLNGIDIRKYDYQEYLRLLSVVFQDFQLYAFQLGENVSASKNMEEERVRDALQKSGFSKRLEKLKDDLNTYLYKEYDENGIEISGGEAQKIAMARAIYKQAPIVILDEPTAALDPLSEFEMYTNFAEVTGNRTTIYISHRLSSCRFCDTIAVFDKGKIIQRGSHKELVQEKDGKYYELWQAQAQYYMKDESGLVQEVAISQ, from the coding sequence ATGAACAATGTCCTATCTCTCAATAAAAAAGGTTTTGCTTTGATGTATACAATTGAACCAACACTTGTGTGGGTGAGTGTCATTCAAGGTAGTTTAGAAGCGTTGTATCCTTTTATACCATTTTATTTCACGAGTAGAATCCTTGATCTATTACTAAAAGGTGCGATTAATAATCAACTGATCTGGTATATCGTAAGCGCGCTGCTGTCCTCTTTTTTTGTGACTACAGTTGCAAGTGGTTTGGCACACACACGAGAAAGCTTAATTTATCGTGCGATGGATAAAAAGGAAATGCTATTAAATAAAAAAATCATTCATATGGACTACCAATTTGTTGAAGATACCAAAGTTCAAGAAAAACTAAGCAACATTCGAATGAATGAAATGACCGGTGGAATTGGTATGTTTCGTTTGTTTAATACGACGAAAAATTTTGTGAAGAATCTAATGACCGTTATCATTGCGCTCTTACTCATCATACCTTTGCTTCGCTCACAGTCATCCAGCCAAATCACTGCGATAAATATGGATTCAAGCTGGATTGTAGCTCTGTTCTTTTTAAGTCTGCTCGTTTATATCACACTGGTCCTCTTTTTGAACAAAAAAGCTTTTAAAAAATATGATGAGTACATTCAAGGGGGAGTGTATTTAAATAATTTAGTAGGTGCGATATTCCCAATTCTTAGAAATTATAATTCTGGAAAAGAAATTCGGATTTATAATCAACAATCCATCTATAGTAAATTATTTGATGAGAGCTTAAATCATTCCAAAAAGACTTTATTCGGGATTAATTATGTATCAAATCAAGTTGCAATTGTATCAACCATCTTATCGTATCTTATTTTATCACTTTCGTATGTATGGGTGATTGTGAAAGCTTTAAATGGCGCTATTTCTCCTGGAACGGTAATTCAGTATACAGGAGCACTGAGTCTATTGATTCGTGAGTTGCCATCTTTTTTAGAAGAGCTGAGCTCACTCATCAACAATTCCATCGGTTTACAAAATCTCTTTGATTTTCTAGAGATGAAAGGGAACCGCCATGAAGGAACTTTACCGGTTGAAAAACGATTGGATAATGAATATACGCTAGAAGCAAGAAATGTTTCATTTAAATATCCTGGAACGGATGAATATGTTTTAAAAGACGTGAATATTACTCTGACAGTAGGTGAAAAGCTGGCAATTGTTGGGATGAACGGCTCCGGAAAAACGACCTTTATCAAGCTGCTTTGTCGTTTATATGATCCTACTGAAGGAGAAATTCTATTAAATGGAATTGATATTCGGAAATATGATTATCAAGAATATTTGCGACTGTTATCGGTTGTTTTTCAAGATTTTCAATTATACGCCTTTCAGTTGGGGGAGAACGTGTCTGCCAGTAAGAATATGGAGGAAGAGCGTGTGCGAGATGCACTTCAAAAATCTGGATTTTCAAAACGATTGGAAAAATTGAAAGACGACTTGAATACCTATCTATACAAAGAGTACGACGAAAATGGCATCGAGATTTCAGGAGGAGAAGCTCAAAAAATAGCAATGGCCCGTGCAATTTATAAACAAGCGCCGATTGTCATTTTAGATGAGCCTACTGCTGCCCTAGATCCATTGTCAGAATTTGAAATGTATACGAATTTTGCGGAAGTTACTGGCAATCGAACGACCATTTACATTTCACATCGTTTATCAAGTTGTCGTTTTTGTGATACCATTGCTGTTTTTGATAAAGGGAAGATTATTCAAAGAGGCTCTCATAAAGAACTAGTTCAAGAGAAAGATGGAAAATATTATGAATTATGGCAAGCGCAAGCTCAATACTATATGAAAGATGAATCAGGTTTAGTTCAAGAAGTTGCAATCAGCCAATAA
- a CDS encoding ABC transporter ATP-binding protein, with product MKKSQEHKYSASSNLFYLYKGMWKENPKNIISITLRAAADMLLPLLSSGIVAVIIAIVSQENGWQNYRILFGISLLATVICMILSETMGNYENAAGNVFRVINMMKVSKMTLHIPFHKLEQPENIKKIEKAGETVNNPSGAFQKGFTVLYNFLRDIVGLLLYGYLVGSIHPAIISIIILFSIVMYYHSLGTNKIAESSRKKQAPLTKKTNYLVNYTGEFKAAKDMRLYHMEPWFEEEFQKTYDSRFLLMKKVFQRKFQGTALSGVFSLIRDGLAYWILVNQVIDGSLSVASFSFYFGIIASISQWTNGLLTDLADFRYMSGEIQDFREFSDLEFLTNRGTRNSVELKLPIEIEFQNVCYRYAGAEEDTIHNLNLKIFPGEKVGLVGINGAGKSTIIKLLCGLYEPTSGEILINGISQLQFTEESYYDLFSAVFQDYFELPITIEETIKQSVSIHSEAYSNVLARSGIKEELRKFPHDDQTKLVKRVHTDAVDLSGGQKQKLQLARALYKNAPILILDEPTAALDPIAENEVYLSYNAIAKDKTSIFISHRLSSTRFCDRIVYLENGMIVEQGTHVELLEQKGKYAEMYSVQSQYYQEEWEGKKNEQCPISQ from the coding sequence ATGAAAAAATCCCAGGAACATAAATACAGTGCATCAAGCAATCTTTTCTATCTATATAAGGGAATGTGGAAAGAAAACCCAAAGAATATTATTAGTATTACTCTACGGGCGGCTGCGGATATGCTGCTGCCGTTACTATCTTCAGGAATTGTTGCTGTAATTATTGCAATAGTCAGCCAGGAAAACGGCTGGCAGAATTACCGTATTTTATTCGGAATTTCTTTGCTTGCTACGGTAATATGCATGATATTGTCAGAAACAATGGGGAATTATGAAAATGCTGCGGGAAATGTTTTTCGAGTTATTAATATGATGAAGGTAAGTAAGATGACGCTGCATATTCCTTTTCATAAATTAGAACAACCAGAAAACATTAAAAAAATAGAAAAAGCCGGAGAAACAGTAAATAATCCAAGTGGGGCTTTTCAAAAGGGATTTACTGTTCTTTACAATTTTTTACGGGATATCGTAGGGCTCCTTCTATACGGGTATTTAGTAGGCAGTATTCATCCGGCAATTATTAGTATCATTATACTTTTCTCCATTGTCATGTATTACCATAGTTTAGGAACAAATAAAATCGCAGAGTCTTCTCGAAAAAAACAAGCACCCTTAACCAAAAAAACGAATTATTTAGTAAACTATACAGGCGAATTTAAGGCAGCAAAGGACATGCGTTTGTATCATATGGAACCTTGGTTTGAGGAAGAATTTCAAAAGACTTATGATTCTCGATTTTTACTAATGAAAAAAGTTTTTCAAAGAAAATTTCAAGGAACTGCTCTATCAGGTGTATTTAGTCTGATCCGTGATGGATTAGCTTATTGGATTTTGGTAAACCAAGTGATCGATGGTTCTTTATCAGTCGCAAGTTTTTCGTTTTATTTTGGAATAATTGCCAGTATCTCGCAATGGACAAACGGTCTATTAACTGACTTGGCGGACTTCCGTTACATGAGTGGAGAAATTCAAGATTTTCGTGAATTTAGCGATTTAGAATTTTTAACAAATAGAGGAACAAGAAATAGCGTAGAACTGAAGCTTCCTATAGAAATTGAATTCCAGAATGTTTGTTACCGCTATGCTGGGGCTGAAGAAGATACCATTCATAATTTAAATCTCAAAATTTTTCCCGGCGAAAAAGTTGGTTTGGTAGGAATCAATGGAGCCGGCAAATCCACTATCATCAAATTGCTTTGTGGATTATATGAGCCTACTTCTGGTGAAATCCTGATTAACGGTATTTCACAACTTCAGTTTACCGAGGAAAGTTATTACGATTTATTTTCAGCCGTTTTCCAAGATTATTTTGAATTACCGATTACCATTGAAGAGACCATTAAACAAAGTGTGTCTATCCATTCAGAAGCCTATTCGAATGTTTTAGCAAGAAGCGGTATCAAAGAAGAATTAAGAAAATTCCCTCACGATGATCAAACAAAGCTTGTCAAACGAGTTCATACAGATGCAGTTGATTTATCAGGAGGACAAAAGCAGAAGTTACAATTAGCTCGGGCTCTTTACAAAAACGCACCAATATTGATTTTAGATGAACCAACCGCAGCCTTGGACCCTATTGCTGAAAATGAAGTTTACTTGTCATACAATGCCATTGCTAAAGACAAAACATCTATTTTTATTTCACATAGACTCTCCTCCACGCGATTCTGTGATCGGATTGTTTATTTAGAAAATGGGATGATTGTTGAACAAGGTACCCATGTAGAACTATTAGAACAAAAAGGAAAATATGCAGAAATGTATTCCGTTCAAAGTCAATATTACCAAGAAGAATGGGAGGGTAAAAAAAATGAACAATGTCCTATCTCTCAATAA
- a CDS encoding sensor histidine kinase, translated as MTRTELILFVVLTIIVLAGITLYFLQKRYQKNLVFTQTEMLQQHAEEVENVYRHMRGWRHDYKNHIQSMKAYLELNQLDLLENYLEELDEDLVAIDMSIRTGNVMADAILNSKLSLAEARGIRLNVKAEIPSDLAVQNVDLGVLIGNLLSNAIEGSLTVEDSSERFIRVYITVMKQQLYISVTNSMNQKIKKTVSGYLTTKTGKEHGFGLKRIDQTAEKYNGYVNRQHEEGVFATEVLLPL; from the coding sequence ATGACAAGAACGGAGTTGATTCTGTTTGTGGTGCTAACAATCATAGTGTTAGCTGGAATTACACTGTACTTTCTACAAAAAAGATATCAGAAAAATCTGGTTTTTACGCAGACGGAGATGCTTCAACAGCATGCCGAAGAAGTAGAAAATGTTTACCGACACATGCGAGGTTGGCGCCACGATTATAAAAATCATATTCAATCAATGAAGGCTTATTTAGAATTAAATCAACTTGATTTACTGGAAAATTATTTAGAAGAATTAGACGAAGATCTGGTTGCAATCGATATGTCTATTCGTACAGGGAATGTAATGGCCGATGCAATTTTAAACAGTAAACTCTCATTGGCAGAAGCAAGAGGAATCCGACTAAATGTGAAGGCTGAAATTCCTTCTGATTTGGCTGTTCAAAATGTAGATTTAGGAGTTCTAATTGGGAATTTATTGAGCAATGCAATTGAAGGAAGTTTAACAGTAGAAGATTCTTCCGAGCGGTTTATTCGTGTATATATCACTGTGATGAAGCAACAACTCTATATTTCCGTGACGAATAGCATGAATCAAAAAATAAAGAAAACCGTCAGTGGTTATTTAACGACAAAGACCGGCAAAGAACATGGCTTTGGCTTGAAACGAATTGACCAAACGGCAGAAAAATACAACGGTTATGTCAATCGGCAACATGAGGAAGGTGTCTTTGCGACAGAAGTTCTGTTGCCATTGTAA
- a CDS encoding LytR/AlgR family response regulator transcription factor, which translates to MRSYTLAICENEKVQAQFIQKILQEYAEANKLHFYLPIFESAEAFLFEYAENKEVDLLFLDIQMNEMDGLSLADTLRQQLDQVKIIFITGLTEHIGEGYRVAASDYLIKPIKKEQLFTVVERVLNSVPKESSYLIINYEDEQIKVAAESIICAEIMGRELFIRTIERDYLIKSTMQELAKQLDEEHFIQTNRSWLVNCQHIERVKKTEVIMDNGMEIPISRRNSKVVTQAFINYFRKE; encoded by the coding sequence ATGAGGAGTTACACATTAGCTATTTGCGAAAATGAAAAAGTCCAGGCTCAATTTATCCAAAAGATATTGCAAGAATATGCAGAGGCAAATAAACTTCATTTTTACTTGCCCATATTTGAAAGCGCGGAGGCATTCTTATTTGAATATGCAGAAAATAAAGAAGTAGACCTACTGTTTTTAGATATTCAAATGAATGAGATGGACGGTCTTTCACTAGCAGATACTCTTCGCCAACAATTGGATCAAGTTAAAATTATTTTTATTACAGGACTGACAGAGCATATCGGAGAAGGGTACCGAGTTGCAGCCAGTGATTATTTGATTAAACCAATTAAAAAAGAACAACTTTTTACAGTTGTAGAACGCGTATTGAACTCGGTGCCTAAAGAATCAAGTTATCTCATCATAAATTATGAAGATGAACAGATTAAAGTGGCTGCTGAATCAATCATTTGCGCTGAAATTATGGGAAGAGAACTTTTCATCAGAACGATTGAAAGAGATTATCTGATAAAAAGCACCATGCAAGAATTGGCAAAGCAACTGGATGAAGAGCACTTTATCCAAACTAATCGAAGTTGGTTAGTGAATTGTCAGCACATTGAACGTGTTAAGAAGACCGAAGTAATTATGGATAATGGCATGGAAATTCCGATTTCACGTCGAAATAGTAAGGTTGTTACCCAGGCATTTATTAATTATTTTCGAAAGGAGTAG
- a CDS encoding S1C family serine protease, with amino-acid sequence MSQRQPIKNKKEKNQSGIKSGIFGGLIGGATVALLGGGMLFGSGILDTADIGQSDNGTTIVEEPNTPTTSNINVNIQTGTTEAVEGVQDAVVSVINLVESSGNLFGFTIPQTESNENELITSGTGSGVVYKIENDLAYVVTNNHVIDGADALEVMMKDGTKKEAQVVGSDVWTDLAVLTIPAEDIEMVAEFGNSDNLNVGEPAIAIGSPLGTEFATSVTQGIISATERTVETDIDGDGVVDWDITAIQTDASINPGNSGGALININGQVIGINSMKIADSNVEGMGFAIPSNDVVHIIEELEQHGEVIRPVLGVSMLDLQQISVSQQQSILQVPADLTGGVVVRDVQPLSAAENGGLEQYDIIVEMAGEEVTNMVELRKVLYSQEVGSTIAISFYRNGELQTLDVTLTDGQTQL; translated from the coding sequence ATGAGTCAAAGACAACCGATTAAAAATAAAAAAGAGAAGAACCAATCAGGAATAAAAAGTGGTATTTTTGGTGGTTTAATTGGCGGAGCTACTGTCGCATTGTTAGGGGGAGGGATGCTGTTTGGCAGCGGCATATTGGATACAGCCGATATAGGTCAATCAGACAATGGCACAACCATTGTGGAAGAGCCCAATACACCTACTACCAGTAATATCAATGTAAATATCCAAACGGGCACGACAGAAGCTGTAGAAGGGGTACAAGATGCCGTTGTTTCGGTTATTAATCTTGTCGAAAGTTCCGGGAATCTATTTGGCTTCACAATTCCTCAAACAGAATCAAATGAAAACGAGCTGATTACAAGTGGGACAGGTAGTGGGGTTGTTTATAAAATAGAGAACGACCTTGCGTATGTAGTTACTAATAATCATGTAATCGATGGTGCCGATGCGCTTGAAGTCATGATGAAAGATGGCACGAAAAAAGAAGCTCAAGTAGTCGGTAGTGATGTTTGGACGGACTTAGCGGTACTTACGATTCCTGCTGAAGATATTGAAATGGTTGCTGAATTCGGAAACTCTGACAATTTAAATGTCGGGGAGCCGGCTATCGCAATTGGATCGCCTTTAGGAACGGAATTTGCTACATCTGTAACACAAGGGATCATTTCCGCAACTGAGCGTACCGTTGAAACGGACATCGATGGTGACGGAGTGGTGGATTGGGATATTACTGCCATCCAAACCGATGCATCCATTAATCCTGGGAACTCAGGTGGCGCACTGATTAACATTAACGGCCAAGTAATTGGAATTAATTCCATGAAGATTGCCGATTCAAACGTAGAAGGGATGGGCTTTGCTATCCCAAGTAATGATGTGGTTCATATTATTGAGGAACTGGAACAACACGGTGAAGTAATTCGTCCTGTATTGGGCGTAAGTATGCTGGACTTGCAACAAATTTCTGTGTCACAACAACAATCTATTTTACAGGTACCGGCAGATCTAACTGGTGGAGTTGTTGTAAGAGATGTACAGCCGCTTTCAGCAGCCGAAAATGGCGGTTTGGAACAGTACGACATCATTGTTGAGATGGCTGGCGAAGAAGTAACCAATATGGTTGAACTTCGTAAGGTCCTTTACAGTCAAGAAGTAGGCAGTACAATCGCCATTTCGTTCTACCGCAATGGTGAACTGCAAACATTGGATGTAACTCTTACGGATGGACAAACTCAATTGTAA
- a CDS encoding MBL fold metallo-hydrolase, which translates to MELDNNEFRVSMLASGSSGNCTYIETPKRKILVDCGLSGKKIQQLMHGINRDISEVDTILVTHEHRDHVHGLGVLARKYGVDIYANEATWKAMPDSVGKIKMEQKHIFEMGEVLTLGDIDIQSFGVSHDAAAPQFYSFHYEKRQFAMLTDTGYVSERLRALLRNANAYLIESNHDLELLRMGRYPWSLKQRILGDEGHLSNDDGALAVAEMVGNNTKRIYLGHLSQDNNMKQLAHETAERVLISKNLGVNEDFYVYDTDPSEATELFTV; encoded by the coding sequence ATGGAATTAGACAACAATGAGTTCCGCGTAAGTATGCTGGCGAGTGGCAGTTCTGGCAACTGTACCTACATCGAAACGCCCAAACGTAAGATTTTGGTAGATTGTGGGCTAAGCGGGAAGAAAATTCAACAATTGATGCATGGGATTAATCGGGATATTTCTGAAGTAGATACAATTCTTGTAACACATGAACATCGTGATCATGTCCATGGCTTAGGAGTGCTGGCACGTAAATACGGTGTCGATATTTATGCGAATGAAGCAACTTGGAAAGCAATGCCAGACTCAGTCGGTAAGATAAAAATGGAACAAAAGCATATATTCGAAATGGGCGAAGTGTTGACATTAGGTGACATTGATATCCAAAGTTTTGGAGTATCGCATGATGCTGCTGCGCCACAATTTTATTCTTTCCACTATGAAAAAAGGCAATTTGCGATGTTGACAGATACAGGTTATGTGAGCGAGCGTCTACGTGCCTTGCTTCGTAATGCCAATGCTTATTTAATTGAGAGTAATCATGATTTAGAGTTGTTAAGGATGGGTCGCTATCCTTGGTCGTTGAAGCAGCGTATTTTAGGCGATGAAGGCCACTTGTCGAATGATGATGGGGCGTTAGCTGTTGCAGAAATGGTTGGAAATAACACAAAACGAATTTACCTGGGACATTTGAGTCAAGATAACAATATGAAACAATTAGCTCATGAGACAGCCGAGCGTGTTTTAATTTCAAAAAATCTAGGAGTAAATGAAGACTTCTATGTTTACGATACAGATCCGAGTGAAGCAACGGAATTATTTACAGTATAA